From Calothrix sp. PCC 6303, a single genomic window includes:
- a CDS encoding GAF domain-containing protein codes for MFNHINALTSSELKSAIVRYPLTVKPDTTVMDAIAQMSGVRSLCETTASVDKQLDELYLEARSSCVLVVENENLIGIFTERDVVRLCAQQVPLENLAIREVMIHPVVTIRESEFTDLFSAVQLIQQHRIRHLPILDEQNCIVGLITHESLRHSSRPVDLLRLRLVSEVMTSEVICAAPDASMLVIAQLMAKHRVSSIMIIESDDQQTPALATPVGIITERDVVQFQALGLNLKTCLAMTVMSTPIFAVQPDDSLWLVQQTMEQRLIRRLAVTGQQGELLGIITQTNLLQALNSLEIFKLAEVLEKKVVRLEAEKIQLLESRTVELEQEIKARTNILIAKAEREKLVTDLATQIRSSLSLQTILDTTVAEVRKLLGCDRVNIWQFDQNWQAIAVAESTNSSRSLLGECINETCFKEQYSEIYRQGRIRVVSDIYNAKISDCHRDMLVGIETRAKILVPLLCGDQLWGLLNVSESHHPRDWQPEEVELLQVLSVHLAVVLQQATTYQKLQEELIDRQQAEALLQESEERYITLTTNAPVGIFRTDTDGKCIYVNDHWCLISGIAPEDAFGDGWRQGLHPEDRDKITAEWYQSAQECRPFQLEYRFQRPGDGKVAWVYGKSVIERNANGDVIGYVGTITDITDRKRIQLTLQKLVEGTAAVTGEDFFNALVRHIAEALNVPYVIVTELADDKLHTLSFWANGALQPPISYHPALTPCECTLRNGEFYCKNQVQKFFPDDLDLVTMQANSYLGIALKDDHGNAIGNLCILDVQPFRETQYSEALPILQVFAARAAAELQRKVANNAIYRLNHSLEKRVEQRTQELQAREAQLRDLFDNATDLIQSVAADGQIVFVNKAWKQTLGYDDTDLKQLSIFQIIHPDELVNFQTTMQGIFAASDCLRMETRFLTKDGRDLIVEGNINCQFQDGIPIATQGIFRDITQRKQADETIRLQVKRDSLLREITQKIRQSLDLHTIFDTACQEIRQALQADRVGIFKFYPESNFDDGEFVAESVVEGFSSVMKIRVHDHCFGENYSSLYSEGRFYAVEDIYNGELKNCHTSILAQFQVRANLIMPLLCGADLWGLLCIHQCATTRTWQQPEINLTQQLSNQLAIAIQQANLYDQLQQELTERQQAEAKLTHSNQKLEISNQQLARATRLKDEFLANMSHELRTPLNAILGMTEGLQEQVFGTINTKQLKALETIERSSSHLLELINDILDVAKIEAGQIELDYTSTSVSHLCESSLVFIKQQALQKRIQLQIKLPGNLPELLVDERRIRQVLINLLNNALKFTPEKGQITLEVMQLPPDISSIDSTEQYFLQFAVIDTGIGISPENINKLFQPFVQIDSSLNRQYAGTGLGLALVKRIVELHGGRVGLTSELGIGSRFTIDLPFNHSSTLSREKIGGEKSTVTLEQDLQMAEETTNIAPLILLAEDNEANISTVSSYLGAKGYRIVLANDGQEAIDCARNHRPDLILMDIQMPGMDGLEAMKQIRLDPKLADIPIIALTALAMTGDRDRCLAAGANEYLSKPVKLKQLASTIQQLIAAKEN; via the coding sequence ATGTTTAATCACATAAATGCTCTCACCTCATCAGAACTAAAATCCGCCATTGTTCGTTATCCGTTGACAGTGAAACCAGATACAACAGTGATGGATGCGATCGCCCAAATGAGCGGTGTGCGGAGTCTTTGTGAAACAACTGCATCTGTTGACAAGCAATTGGATGAACTATATTTAGAAGCACGCTCAAGTTGTGTGCTAGTGGTGGAAAATGAAAATTTAATAGGTATTTTCACTGAGAGAGATGTGGTGCGCCTCTGTGCCCAACAGGTTCCTCTGGAAAATTTGGCAATTCGAGAGGTGATGATCCATCCAGTAGTTACCATACGTGAATCTGAATTCACAGATTTATTTTCGGCAGTTCAACTCATCCAGCAGCACCGTATTCGCCACTTACCAATCCTGGATGAGCAGAATTGTATAGTAGGGTTGATAACCCACGAAAGTCTGCGGCACTCTTCTCGTCCTGTAGATTTATTGCGGTTGCGGCTAGTATCAGAGGTGATGACAAGTGAGGTGATTTGTGCCGCACCAGATGCCTCCATGCTGGTGATCGCCCAGCTAATGGCAAAACATCGGGTTAGCTCCATCATGATTATAGAATCAGATGATCAGCAAACTCCAGCTTTAGCAACTCCTGTGGGAATTATTACCGAGCGTGATGTTGTACAGTTTCAGGCATTGGGCTTGAATCTAAAAACCTGTCTAGCAATGACAGTGATGAGTACGCCAATTTTTGCTGTTCAACCTGATGATTCCCTATGGCTGGTACAGCAAACCATGGAACAACGCTTGATCCGCAGGTTGGCAGTGACAGGACAACAGGGTGAATTATTGGGAATTATCACTCAAACAAATTTGTTACAAGCCCTCAACTCCTTAGAAATATTCAAGTTAGCAGAGGTATTGGAAAAAAAAGTAGTACGCTTGGAAGCAGAGAAAATCCAACTACTAGAAAGCCGCACCGTTGAACTAGAGCAGGAAATTAAAGCTAGGACGAATATCCTCATAGCTAAAGCAGAGCGCGAGAAGTTGGTGACAGATCTCGCCACACAAATTCGTTCATCTCTGAGTTTGCAAACAATTTTGGACACCACCGTGGCAGAGGTACGGAAATTATTGGGTTGCGATCGCGTGAACATTTGGCAGTTTGATCAGAATTGGCAAGCGATCGCAGTTGCTGAGTCCACTAACTCCTCACGTTCACTGCTGGGCGAGTGCATTAATGAAACCTGCTTCAAAGAACAATATAGTGAAATTTATCGCCAGGGACGGATTCGTGTCGTATCTGATATTTACAACGCCAAAATCTCCGATTGTCACCGCGATATGTTGGTGGGTATCGAGACGCGAGCCAAAATTTTGGTACCCCTATTGTGTGGTGATCAGCTTTGGGGTTTACTCAATGTCTCCGAAAGTCACCACCCCCGTGATTGGCAGCCAGAAGAAGTCGAATTGCTACAAGTGTTATCAGTACACCTAGCGGTGGTGCTTCAGCAAGCCACAACCTACCAAAAATTGCAAGAGGAACTCATTGATCGTCAACAAGCAGAAGCACTACTCCAAGAAAGTGAAGAACGCTACATCACATTAACTACTAATGCTCCTGTGGGTATTTTTCGTACCGATACTGATGGGAAATGCATATATGTTAACGATCATTGGTGTCTAATTTCTGGAATTGCCCCAGAGGATGCCTTTGGAGACGGATGGCGACAAGGATTACACCCCGAAGATAGAGACAAAATCACGGCAGAGTGGTACCAATCGGCTCAAGAATGCCGCCCCTTTCAACTTGAGTATCGCTTTCAACGACCTGGTGATGGTAAGGTGGCATGGGTCTACGGGAAATCTGTAATAGAGAGGAATGCCAACGGAGATGTAATTGGCTATGTAGGAACAATTACTGATATTACCGACCGTAAACGTATACAGTTAACATTACAAAAATTAGTTGAGGGAACAGCCGCCGTTACTGGAGAGGACTTTTTTAACGCTTTAGTACGCCACATTGCCGAAGCCTTGAATGTCCCCTATGTCATAGTTACAGAACTTGCAGACGATAAGCTCCATACCTTGAGCTTTTGGGCAAATGGAGCCTTACAACCGCCAATTTCCTACCATCCGGCTCTTACTCCCTGCGAATGTACTCTCAGAAATGGGGAATTTTACTGTAAAAACCAAGTTCAGAAATTTTTTCCTGACGATTTAGACTTGGTGACGATGCAGGCAAATAGTTATTTGGGTATTGCCTTAAAAGATGATCATGGCAATGCCATTGGCAATCTTTGCATTCTAGATGTGCAGCCATTTCGGGAGACGCAATACAGTGAAGCACTCCCTATTCTTCAGGTATTTGCAGCGCGAGCAGCGGCAGAATTACAACGCAAGGTAGCAAACAATGCAATATATCGCTTAAATCATAGTTTGGAAAAGAGGGTAGAACAGCGAACTCAAGAACTACAAGCACGAGAAGCTCAACTGCGTGATCTGTTTGACAACGCCACCGATTTAATTCAAAGTGTTGCTGCCGATGGTCAGATTGTATTCGTGAATAAGGCATGGAAACAAACTTTGGGATATGACGATACTGACTTAAAGCAGTTGTCTATTTTCCAGATTATTCATCCTGATGAATTAGTCAACTTTCAAACAACAATGCAAGGCATATTTGCTGCTTCCGATTGCTTAAGGATGGAAACCAGATTCTTGACAAAAGATGGTAGAGATCTGATTGTTGAGGGGAATATCAATTGTCAATTTCAAGATGGTATCCCCATTGCGACACAGGGTATTTTTCGGGATATTACCCAGCGCAAACAAGCTGATGAAACCATTCGACTGCAAGTCAAACGAGACAGTTTACTACGAGAAATTACTCAGAAAATTCGTCAATCTCTAGACCTACATACTATTTTTGATACTGCTTGTCAGGAAATCCGTCAAGCACTTCAAGCTGATCGGGTAGGGATTTTCAAATTTTATCCTGAATCCAATTTTGATGATGGCGAATTTGTAGCTGAATCTGTGGTTGAGGGATTTTCCTCCGTGATGAAGATTCGGGTACATGATCACTGCTTTGGCGAAAATTATTCATCTCTGTATTCCGAGGGTAGATTTTATGCTGTTGAGGATATTTATAATGGGGAACTGAAAAACTGCCACACTAGCATCCTGGCTCAGTTCCAAGTACGTGCCAATTTAATTATGCCCTTACTTTGCGGTGCTGATTTATGGGGCTTGCTATGCATTCATCAATGTGCAACAACTCGCACTTGGCAGCAGCCAGAAATTAACTTGACACAGCAGCTTTCCAACCAGTTAGCGATCGCTATTCAACAAGCAAATCTGTATGATCAATTGCAACAAGAACTCACCGAACGACAACAAGCAGAGGCAAAGTTAACCCATAGCAATCAAAAATTGGAAATTTCTAACCAACAACTTGCCCGTGCCACCCGCCTTAAAGATGAATTCCTAGCCAACATGAGCCACGAACTTCGTACCCCCCTCAACGCTATTCTGGGGATGACTGAAGGACTACAAGAACAAGTTTTTGGCACCATTAATACAAAACAACTTAAAGCTTTGGAAACTATTGAGCGCAGCAGTTCCCATTTGCTGGAATTGATCAACGATATTCTGGATGTGGCAAAAATTGAAGCCGGACAAATTGAACTTGATTACACCAGTACTTCAGTCTCTCATTTGTGTGAATCAAGTCTGGTATTTATTAAACAACAGGCATTACAAAAACGTATTCAACTGCAAATAAAACTTCCAGGCAATTTACCTGAATTGCTTGTGGATGAACGACGCATTCGTCAAGTATTAATTAACTTACTTAATAATGCCCTCAAATTTACTCCAGAAAAAGGACAGATTACCTTAGAAGTTATGCAACTTCCACCCGACATATCATCTATCGATTCAACGGAGCAATATTTCTTACAATTTGCTGTAATTGATACGGGTATTGGTATCTCGCCAGAAAATATCAACAAATTATTTCAACCCTTTGTACAGATTGATAGCTCCTTAAATCGTCAGTATGCAGGTACAGGCTTAGGGCTAGCATTAGTCAAGCGAATTGTCGAACTCCATGGCGGTAGGGTGGGGTTAACTAGTGAACTAGGTATAGGCAGTCGTTTCACGATAGATCTGCCATTTAATCACAGTTCTACCCTGTCACGGGAAAAAATAGGAGGTGAAAAATCAACTGTTACTCTAGAACAAGATCTTCAAATGGCTGAAGAAACAACAAATATAGCCCCCCTAATCTTATTAGCAGAAGATAACGAAGCCAATATAAGTACAGTTTCTAGCTACCTTGGCGCTAAAGGTTATCGTATTGTGTTAGCAAATGATGGACAAGAAGCTATCGACTGTGCTAGAAACCATCGTCCCGATTTAATCTTGATGGATATTCAAATGCCAGGGATGGATGGTTTAGAGGCAATGAAACAGATTCGTCTTGACCCGAAATTAGCGGATATTCCGATCATAGCGCTTACAGCATTAGCAATGACAGGCGACCGCGATCGCTGTTTAGCAGCAGGTGCTAATGAATACTTGAGTAAGCCTGTGAAGCTTAAGCAACTGGCTAGCACAATTCAACAACTCATAGCAGCCAAGGAAAACTAA
- a CDS encoding GNAT family N-acetyltransferase: MLKSRYSIAWINKLAQVPQAAWDALAMPLKTPFLEWEWLNNLEVSGSATARNGWLPNHLTIWREGVLIAAAPLYLKGHSYGEFIFDNQWADLAQRIGIEYYPKMVGMTPFTPAEGYRFLIAPGEDEGEIVEMMVHEIDVFCTKHGISGCHFLYVDPTWKSVLERSGFTGWINHNFVWQNSDFSSFNDYLAVFNANQRRNIKRERQAVEKAGLRLKALTGEEITKPMLGLMYDFYADTCDKFGWWGSKYLTKRFFESLSDQYSDRVLLMAAYNQDNDQTPVGMSFCLYKGERLYGRYWGSFQDIDCLHFDACYYSPIEWAINNGIKIFDPGAGGRHKKRRGFPATPNHSLHRFYNNRLQQILCPYIREINQLEQKEIEAINAELPFNQKNNSGASTT, translated from the coding sequence ATGCTGAAATCTCGCTATTCTATTGCTTGGATAAATAAACTTGCACAAGTACCACAAGCAGCCTGGGATGCTTTGGCAATGCCTCTAAAAACGCCATTTTTAGAGTGGGAATGGCTGAATAATTTGGAGGTGTCTGGAAGTGCGACGGCAAGAAATGGGTGGTTGCCGAATCATTTGACAATTTGGCGTGAAGGTGTGTTGATTGCTGCTGCACCACTATATTTGAAGGGACATAGTTACGGTGAATTTATTTTTGATAATCAATGGGCTGATTTAGCGCAGCGCATTGGGATTGAGTATTATCCGAAAATGGTGGGGATGACTCCTTTTACTCCTGCGGAGGGTTATCGATTTTTAATTGCACCGGGGGAAGATGAGGGGGAAATTGTGGAAATGATGGTGCATGAGATTGATGTTTTCTGCACGAAGCATGGAATTAGTGGATGTCATTTCCTGTATGTCGATCCTACCTGGAAATCGGTTTTAGAAAGAAGTGGTTTTACGGGTTGGATAAATCACAATTTTGTCTGGCAAAATTCCGATTTTAGTAGTTTTAATGATTATTTAGCTGTTTTTAATGCTAACCAAAGACGTAATATTAAGCGGGAACGTCAAGCTGTAGAGAAAGCTGGTTTACGACTCAAAGCTTTGACAGGGGAAGAAATTACCAAGCCGATGTTAGGTTTGATGTATGATTTTTATGCTGATACCTGTGACAAGTTTGGTTGGTGGGGAAGTAAATACTTAACTAAACGCTTCTTTGAATCCCTGTCTGATCAATATAGCGATCGCGTGTTGCTAATGGCGGCATATAATCAGGACAATGACCAAACCCCCGTCGGTATGTCGTTTTGTTTATATAAAGGTGAACGACTCTATGGGCGTTATTGGGGAAGCTTTCAGGATATAGACTGCTTACATTTTGATGCTTGCTACTATTCACCAATTGAATGGGCAATCAATAACGGTATCAAGATTTTTGATCCTGGTGCTGGTGGAAGACATAAAAAACGTCGAGGTTTTCCCGCAACCCCAAACCACAGCTTGCATCGATTTTACAATAACCGTTTGCAGCAGATTCTCTGCCCTTATATTCGAGAAATAAATCAACTCGAACAAAAGGAAATCGAGGCAATTAATGCTGAATTACCATTTAACCAAAAAAATAATTCTGGGGCATCTACTACATGA